AAAGCCTTGTCATCcaggaagaccttgcatttgtAATATCCTCCATCCTTCAGAGCTGGGCTTAACAGAAACGAAAAGTTCCCAGCAGCAGCCAGAGAGGCGGGATCTCTCAAATAGAGGTAGGCTTTGGTCTGGTTGGTGATTCTCCTCCAGCGGTCAAACTGGAATATGAGCTCCATTTTTTTTGAATCAGGACACTGCCAGTAGAGCAGCGCATAGTCACCAAGGATAGGAGGACAGGTTAGAGTGACCAGTGAATAAGCGAGGGCTGCAATAGACCTTGGCTCTCCTGTGGAGGACACAGGGTAGGAGAGATTACAAAGTGAAGCAGGGGAAGAGACTTTATCAACACAAGAAAAAGCTTGAAATAAAAAGCGCAAGGCAAAAGAGTACAAAAAGAAACTGAAGAAGCCAACTGAGTGACAAACTGAGCGACAAGAACTGTGTGATACAAgaacaatattgtcaatttggACTGATCCTGTCCACTGTGCTGCGAGTCACTTTAGCCTCTTTGTTCTTGACACAGTCAAGCGAATAGAACATTAAGAGTCCCAGAGCAAAGTCATATGGGGAGATATCAGAAACGAGACAGGCATGAAAATGGGGATTATGTTATTAAGCTCAGCGAAAGCTTTTCAGAAACATTCTCCTCTCAGATTTAATAACCCAGATTAACCGTGTGCTGACACAACATTTGGGAAGAACAAACCAAAATAGCTGATTAAATTGTTGTACAATCAATCAATAATTAAAGCATGTTGAGGTTAACGGAAAACAATTCACCTTTAAGTTAGTTAAAAGAGCCTGAAGGAGAATGTTTAGGTTTGGCTATAGAGTAGGCTGGCACTCAAGGAAGGTCccattttattcacaatagtaTTTCAGTAACAAAAGAGCCTATTACCATGTGTCACATTTATGAAAGAAAACACAGCTCTTCctgaaagagaaaaagaaaaggttggacagagagagagagagagagagagagagagagagagagagagagagagagagagagagagagagagagagagagagagagacattgtTTATAATGAGGTTGAGATATTCCCTGCTTTTGTGTGAATGTCTCAGATCTGTAACATTGCTTGCATTAAATAATCCACATTTTTAACACAATATTAGCAGCACTGTCTACTTTTGTTTCAGCAGTAAAAACCGTTTCAAACAAAAGTCAAAGTAGAATCAAACATTGCTTCTGCAAGCAACAGTAGCTAACTGGTTATGATTCAATTACTTATAACGATGGGTCCTGAAATAGCATACTCTCtgctaaaataattatttttggaccattaaaaatacatttgatatacagtatacatttttGTGGTATATGCGCAATTCAGATTTACTACATTAGTCATTGTTATGCACCTCAGCATCAATTATGTCGCTTAAAAGAGTACAGCGCTGgtgatgaatctgtatttaaactgggtcattaatgtagtcgAAATGTGAATATTCACAGTcttttctagactgagaaaagacagaaaacgtatttttgtctcatggggatgaaagacagcaattcccagaatgcttcgcagccacctactagattactgaatcactgatcactttcccaccgcgaccgcgttcattttcataaaatcagtttagtaagaaaacagacactacaattaaaaacagaacgcgtctgttcaatatgtgatttagccactgagggagtctcacagcccaaaatgctgcaggagtcacattaacagtcatggatgagctcgagatgagagctgaggtaaatgcTACGGCACttgcggcatagattcacagcgcatgttcagtctggcgcgttttcagttcatgcctttgaaagcttaactttcataggaattagtttgagaagttgaaagacttactttgctctgctggccgcactgtttaaacatgaattcctgaggctgcagctgagtgctgtgagtgtgatctcccgtGCAAGTTGAAAACaagcggaaatggctccctctgctggctgtagtctaaagcctctggccaacaattccttGGATGGCTTCAATTTTATGAATATTATGAATTTGTATTCCGAAGCAACCTGACACTTGTttcatttctgaatgaatcagtgcttTAAATCAGTTGAGTGAAGGATTCAAATGGGTACTCAAAACTGAGAAGCTGAGTAATTTTGGGGAAATGCTCCCCACGACTCTCTGATTGGTAGAATTGGTGAAATTTTCTGTACAGCATCATGGGTAAAGTATCTTTTACCacataataaatgtattaatcatATTCACATATTACCACATACCTGTTTAGAAAATCTTTCAATGATTAAAttcttttgtttaattttttttttcttttaacataaaacaatatgttaaattgttctctgatatctatatagagggtatgtggcttatgtaagggcaaaaattgtccaaatatagttttacaggtccatttacaaccctagaaattgtcctgtaatgctctgttttgccatatttggaagggtcatgaatattaatgttgagctctgctctgattggcttattttagCAGCTCAAGTTCAGCTGTTCAGCTCgcgagtcctgaccgtcctgacagaacacagaccgactgaatgacgctttaagcaaaacatcacaaatggagattgataaaatgcagcttacttgttcattggtgttttcagatcatccgtgcaGGAGAAAGAGCTCGCggtcgtgcggttgccagatttcagtagttaaatcccccaaacagagcttctctgtgaaaaaaaaacgtattctatccggtgttttacctaaacaggtctaatctggcaaccatatgcacgcgcgCTCTCTCTtccgcgcggatgatctgaaaacaccaataaacaagtaagctgcattttatcaatctccatttgagatgttctgcttaaagtgtgtcattcagcctacattttagacttgcctttttttgtcaacaatattgcatgtttatataacattagtcacaatgtaggctaacgttacgcagtgactgtgatgtagcctaatctgaaatacaaataggcaaaaacatcataggaaacaccatacttcagttctcaaaaatataaataccagtatataacttatatttttactaaatgaatagcctcgtcaaatgactgtcgttttaacttggTGGAAAaggtttgctagaaggatcgagtgaacgatctaagcaaagtatctaacTTACGGTTgttttttgtaatacaaaataatattaccctttgtcattagacacactatttagttttgtaggGTACTTAgagtttcctgttgttactgtaaacattttgcgttatctagacaatgctgtctctctaagaaacaattttatttcaatttaatcagaaaatgtttaaacagtcagtaagtggataaaatcgcttcttactgcttgcaggagtatagttgtaattgcccctttcttcagtttaagatgctgagcgaagcttgtttgaaatgggccgaacaaacgaacgatcttgaactaaattgttgtggtatcagattataaacatcaaccatgacatGTTTTAtatgtgggaagggtagaaaagtctcctgaacagcctggaacatgaagtgtgtccatgcgagcagcttgttttgatgattcgctctgtcatttccgcctgacaatgaacatgtttggacagatgcaaatgttggggcgtACATATGATCCCCAACGTTTGCCTCactgttgggtttatgttgagaagcactttttttccgtggtttttttttttggattcacaagatttacatatgaagtaggaggcaatgatgtttgagactcacagtatgtgatgtccatgtactgaactcttattatttcactatggcaaggttaattcaatttttcattctttaGCACCTTTAACGTAATTCTTAATTACTCAAAATTTCTTTCATtctttaaacatttataatttatttttaaaaatcagactGACTGGAGACTGTTGCCCCCTATATGGAGCCATAAGAGGGCATGATGGTGGGAAAAAATATGAGATGGGAGAAAATTATATTGCAATGATTTTATGTGCTATGCTCACGAAAGTATTGAGAGAAAACTAACATTTTGCTAGTTGGGTTTTTTGGCAGGAAAACGCAATACTATTGAGACCTCAAAAATTCTGAGGGTAAACTTTGAAAGCATTCAAATCTTAATTTCCAGCATTTTCATCTCATACGCTCTCAGAAAAAACGGTACAAAAGCTGTCAGTGGGGTGGTACCTTTTCAAAAGGTACAATTTTACTATTAAAGAGtgcaaaatgtatatattaataCCTAAAGTGTAGCACCTCATGCAGTGACAGCATTAGTACCTtcttttctgagagtgtatgtaATATGAAGTGTCTTCTACTTCTGGAAAAAATatctgttctttttttctttcataaGAGAATGGTTTATTGAACTTTCAGCTTTTTTCAGTGTTCTAGAAAAAAAACGGAACCTTCTACCCCATCAGTCGTGTGGATAACATTGACTAGTGAGCAAATTATCTCACCGAGCTCTCACAAAATATCTCCAAATCTCACCGTTCACTGTCACATTCACCCTGTGCTCCGAGACAGATGTGCCATTGTTACCATGGACACGGATTCTGCAGGTGTAGACGCCGTTGTCTTTCTTGGTGATGCGAGGCAGCTTGCTGAGCAGACTGCCCTTGTCATGGGAGATTTCAGTGTATAGCTCTTCACCTGAGGAAGACACCCACGTACCCCAGGCAGCCACGGAAGAGGGAGACACCTGAGCTTTCAGTCTCAGAGTACTGTCCACTGTGACAGGGGGCGTGGGAGTGACAGTTACTgcaaaagagagagggagagaatgCCTGGAGATATCAGACACATTGAGACATAAAGAGTGTGGTGTGCATGGTGGGGTTGTGTAGTCTACATTTAATCAGAGCGAGTAGAATGATCCTCTCCCGTAGCTTCTTGTCACCCTGTTTTATCACGCAGGAGTAGGATCCTTGAGCATGTGCTGTAGCCCTGAAGACGAGAGAGGCATCTGCAGTGATCTTAAAAGTTTTGCCTGCAAGATCTCCGCTAGTGCGTCCATCTGTTTGTCCATCGATGTAGTTGGCTGATAACAAAAATGACCAGCGATCCTTGCTCGCTGACATAATTTTCCAGGTAACCAGTACAGAAGATGTGGGTGGCGAATCAAAGCAGGATAGGGTGACAGATGTGTCCTCACGTACCATGACCACATCAGTCCATGCATTACCTATAGaccatattttttaaacataagaAGTCACACACTTTTACTAAAACGCATGACATTTAAAACATCatatagaaaaaaaacagtttcaTCTCATTCATTTAAGACATTACATTTCAAGCTGTACTGAAAAATGACTACTGTTAGtatttacatacatttttatgaaaTCCATTCCCCCTCAGATTTTCTGTGGAGCCCCTTGAATCCCATTGCAGGctcccagtttgaaaacccctgtagTGCGGTTAGGGTGGGGTATCGTTTGAATTTGAACGATTTTGACAACTAGCCTAACTAATATAAATTAAGTAAACActcattaattaaaaaaggaacaaataaacaaattagcatgcacacaaataaatgcagcaggACACAACAGATATACGATTGAAATTAACAGTGATTTAAGAGGTTCAGGTATTCACAGAAACtgtaatgtaaaataatgtcaaatgtaaaaaatagtgTAAAACACTGCgcactttataaataaaatatacgtTACAAATATagttacaaaagttattcagtcaagaacaGCGAGTGAATTTTcactttgtcttttgttgtctGATTAACGTTATAGAGACGGCAGCATACATATTAGGAATATTAGCTGCacgggggggtgaaatgctgtttcatgcatactgatctttttacacggttaaagacttggaatcccatactaaacatagacaaagtttcaaaagttaagttggacgtttgatgggagtatttctttgtcaaaaatactacttccggttagtcataagtttcggcaagtttttttcgatcatgggtccacttgacgttaataggtcTGAATTTCCttgtacggacaattctaccggaagagcgtgagagagagagggagagtgcgaaagcaacaggctacgcccatcaaagcgctggctcatAGGCtgtgctgcacaggtgatgtgacttcaagaaattaacaatgtcaccaaaaaagtgcgtttttggttgccagaccaagacagtcctgtacagattgccaaaaaaccccgcgttaaggcaacagtggatggaatttgcttttccggatcagcaactgagttgcgcaaaggtttatgtctgttcactgcatttcggtgccgactgtttcataaacaaggcccagttcgacgccggattttccgatcgcctaatgctaaaggatggagcagccccaacgataaaggtcccaacgttagaaccgcaggcggtgagtaagactgcttcaaatgtctgtgtttttgcctatgctcatcaagtagcccaaacatgatcacgtatagttaattgatcaatggagcatgcgatgtgtagtgcgtgtacatttgtttagctggccactatatgtgtaactttatgtttgtgtattgtaaaagcactccaaacaacaatacacaaagagtggggaaatatgttgaactaaataagcgcgcttcttcattcaaatgcgctagcCTACaattccatgtctttctatgtaaacactaacttagcctgccgtgcaaaaccagtccgcttactacaattgtctacacaaaccacgcgtaaacacacacacgtgcacaactggacttcccacatgtacaccttcaaagacaaaaaatacgacgatataattcaagtataaatatgtaaataacacaagtcgctcagcatattatatagttagtgtataacttgtaccacatagagacgtcctgctctagtcgtttttgctgctgctcctattcaacttcagcctctgggtctga
This DNA window, taken from Pseudorasbora parva isolate DD20220531a chromosome 7, ASM2467924v1, whole genome shotgun sequence, encodes the following:
- the g6fl gene encoding g6f-like isoform X1; amino-acid sequence: MLFSSSTMGNYFHAFILLCSGSCFIISPLMAGNAWTDVVMVREDTSVTLSCFDSPPTSSVLVTWKIMSASKDRWSFLLSANYIDGQTDGRTSGDLAGKTFKITADASLVFRATAHAQGSYSCVIKQGDKKLRERIILLALIKLTVTPTPPVTVDSTLRLKAQVSPSSVAAWGTWVSSSGEELYTEISHDKGSLLSKLPRITKKDNGVYTCRIRVHGNNGTSVSEHRVNVTVNGRAVFSFINVTHGEPRSIAALAYSLVTLTCPPILGDYALLYWQCPDSKKMELIFQFDRWRRITNQTKAYLYLRDPASLAAAGNFSFLLSPALKDGGYYKCKVFLDDKAFSQDNRLSVLHGNAKPSHNALDLSCMYTERSQVKSVSWSYVQDPSRSLQFAAVLGRITTSVALPLTPETAGRYACTLYLKNGNSVQYVYNVTMANIDPTVSPGPTLPPAVPPAEDVSAYSYVSSFSLLLFLIPMIAVAVGVLLWRQGYCVTHRSVEQSLSHHSGEVENVYENPDDLRQQTPPQGAVYMDLKPTGEMDVYKELDRDN
- the g6fl gene encoding g6f-like isoform X2, whose amino-acid sequence is MLFSSSTMGNYFHAFILLCSGSCFIISPLMAGNAWTDVVMVREDTSVTLSCFDSPPTSSVLVTWKIMSASKDRWSFLLSANYIDGQTDGRTSGDLAGKTFKITADASLVFRATAHAQGSYSCVIKQGDKKLRERIILLALIKLTVTPTPPVTVDSTLRLKAQVSPSSVAAWGTWVSSSGEELYTEISHDKGSLLSKLPRITKKDNGVYTCRIRVHGNNGTSVSEHRVNVTVNGRAVFSFINVTHGEPRSIAALAYSLVTLTCPPILGDYALLYWQCPDSKKMELIFQFDRWRRITNQTKAYLYLRDPASLAAAGNFSFLLSPALKDGGYYKCKVFLDDKAFSQDNRLSVLHGNAKPSHNALDLSCMYTERSQVKSVSWSYVQDPSRSLQFAAVLGRITTSVALPLTPETAGRYACTLYLKNGNSVQYVYNVTMANIDPTVSPGPTLPPAVPPAEDVSAYSYVSSFSLLLFLIPMIAVAVGVLLWRQGYCVTHRSVEQSLSHHSGEVENVYENPDDLRQTPPQGAVYMDLKPTGEMDVYKELDRDN